The Acetonema longum DSM 6540 genome window below encodes:
- a CDS encoding pyridoxamine 5'-phosphate oxidase family protein, with product MFREMRRGKQLLSMEDTRSVMDRCANGVLACLGDEDYPYAVPLNYVYFNGKIYFHSAKAGHKIDAITKNPKVSFSVIDEDTIVSEEYTTYFRSAIAFGKARIVEGDEWLGAFEALVEKYSGDQPEEAKHKEIRGCTRSYIIAIDIEHISGKEAIEYVRAKK from the coding sequence CTATGGAGGACACCAGATCTGTAATGGATCGATGCGCTAATGGGGTCCTGGCGTGCTTAGGCGATGAAGATTATCCTTACGCAGTTCCACTTAACTATGTCTATTTCAATGGGAAAATCTATTTTCATTCAGCCAAAGCTGGACATAAAATCGATGCTATTACGAAAAACCCAAAGGTATCTTTTTCAGTAATCGATGAAGATACGATAGTAAGTGAAGAATATACTACTTATTTTCGTAGCGCCATTGCTTTTGGAAAAGCAAGAATTGTAGAAGGTGATGAATGGCTAGGAGCTTTTGAAGCTTTAGTTGAAAAGTATTCGGGAGATCAGCCGGAAGAAGCCAAACATAAGGAAATACGCGGATGTACGCGATCTTATATTATTGCAATTGACATCGAGCACATAAGTGGAAAGGAAGCCATTGAATACGTCAGGGCTAAAAAGTAA